AAATTGCTCCTGTTCCTTCTGGAGGGTGTCAGACCTCATCCTTTCAGTCTGCAGCTGGTTCTTTAAATCCTCCAGCTGCACGTCAGTGTTGTTCTCCCTCCTCATGTCTTCCTGCTCCTTTCTCCTCAACCTCTCTGCCATCTCATCCCTCTCCTGTTTGGCCTCGTCCAGGCTGGTCTGGAGGTAGCGAGACGACACCATcttattttttagtttgatGTCCTGAGATGCAATAATGCAATCCAGGGTAACTTTCTCCTTCTCCAGATCCCGAACCTGCTTCAGGTCTCTTCTGGATTTTTCTTTTACCTCCTTCCTAAATTCCTCCTGTTCCTTCTGCAGGGTGTCAGACCTCAgtctttcagcctgcagctggttcTTTAAATCCTCCAGCTGCACGTCGGTGTCGTTCTCCCTCCTCATGTCTTCCTGCTCCTTTCTCCTCAACCTCTCTGCCATCTCATCCCTCTCCTGTTTGGCCTCGTCCAGGCTTGTCTGGAGGTTGTGAGACGCCACCATCTTCTTTTGCAGCTTGATGTCAGCCTTCAGCCTTTCATCCATCAGCTGCTTGTCCTTACTCTCAACAAGATGTTGTAGCTCTGTAATCTTGTTGATCATCACCTCAGCCTCCGTCTCCTTCTCCATggtttcagccctgctcagggACTCTGAGTTCCTCTTGTTGTCCATGTGGAATCCTTGGGTTAGTTAGTGTCTTGAATGTAGACCAGTTTAAAGTCACGAGCCTTGCTGACCGCTTGTCTCAGGTTGGATCTGTGAACTGCTGAGGGTTTGAGGATTGGTTTACTAAGTCTGAAACCCTTTACCACTATGACATCACAAGGAGATCTGCCTTTGATGTTGCTCCAAAATCTGTTTTCTTGTGACATCACACATTGTTCGTTGCTAAGCGCCActtgagtgtctgcttgttgcagcagctctctcgtcgtcgtgtgtgtgtgtgtgtgtgtgtgtgtgtgtgtgtgtgtgtgtgtgtgtgtgtgtgtgtgtgtgtgtgtgtgtgtgtgtgtgtgtgtgtgtgtgtgtgtgtgtgtgtgtgtgtgtgtttcactttgTCTGTCTGCAGCCAAACATCATCTCTCATCTTCCCCTCAAGTTCCTGTGATGACTGTTAACTCtgtggtttctgtgtgtgtgtgtgtgtgtgtgtgtgtgtgtgtgtgtgtgtgtgtgtgtgatcacataAGTGGACTGTAAACGGTTGTTAATTAAATCTGGGACGGATTAACCTGGctaatcacacaaacacacacacacacgcacacgcacacacactcaagtaGCTAATCTGGGCTAATCTAGGACACCAGCTGGCTCACGtccaacgtgtgtgtgtttcactttgtctgtctgcagccaagtgagacctagtgagacctagtgagacctggtgagacctggtgagacctggtgagacctggtgagacctagtgagacctggtgagacctagtgagacctagtgagacctggtgagacctagtgagacctggtgagacctGGTGAGGATGAAAGCATGTTGGAGAAGTTCgagcagagagacagtaaaGAGTAGATACAGAACAACTCTGAGTCAGACATGCAGGAATCCAACTTTATAGAAATAACTTTCATTCTAAGAAtttaatgttaaagtttttgttttttttattgacattttttaggCTTGGTGCATTTTTTACTATtctaaaggttttttttcaaagttgatTATGATGGGAAGAAACCGGAGAACCCGGAGTAAACCCGTGCAGACACAGAGGAACATGTTACTCTGTGTCTACCTGATGGCCCGTTACGGTCTGGGCATGTTGGGGGGGCTTGGGGGAACAGATGAGCTGGGGTTTTCCTCCTGGTCCTGCCACTGCATTCTCAGATGTTTGTATTGGCGCCGACTGTCAGGagtcatggcctttttaaacctcctccacaaagacacGTTCTCCATCTCAATAAGTCTGTCCTGAACTTCCAGCCTTTCAGTCTGCAGCTGGTTCTTTGAGGACGCAGCAAGATCTTGGAGCTCTTGAATCCTGTTGGGGTTGTTTCTTTCCTCTGATACTCTTCTTGAGACCTCTTTCTGCAGGGCCTGCTCCAGGGaaactttctcctcctccagattCTGAACCAACTTCTGGTCTCTGCTGGCTCTCCGTTGTACCTCCCGCCTAAGTTCCTCCTGTTCTTTCCGGACGGTGTCAGTCCTCAGCCTTACAGCCTGCAGCTGGTTTCTTAAGGACTCAACAAGATCATGGAGCTCTTTAATCTTGTTGTCCTGTAATGCAATGATTGCGACTTCTCCTTGCAggtccttcatctcctcctgaaTAGCCTGATTGACCTTCACCTGATCTTGTAGCTGGGTGTCCTGAGATGCACCAAGCTGCTGGAGCTCTTGAATCCTgtagtcatgttttatttgcagggccttcacctcctgctccagggaacgtttctcctcctccagatcctgaacctgcttcaggtctctgctggcttttTCTTGGACTTCCAGCCTAAAGTCCTCCTGTTCCTTCTGGagggtgtcagacctcagcctttcagcctgcagctggttcTTTAGGTCTTCCAGCTGCACGTCGGTGTTGGTCTCCCTCCTCAAGTGCTCCTGATCCTTTCTGTTCAACCTCTGCGCCATCTCATCTTGCTCCTGTTTGGCCTCCTCCAGGCTTGTCTGGAGGTAACGAGTCAACACTTTATTCTTTTGCTGGTGCTGTTCCTTAGCAGTTagctcctccagctctttaATCTTGATCTCTTTTATATGCAGGGCCTTTGCCACCTGCTCCTGAGAAAGAACCTTCACCTCCAGATTCTGAACCtgcttcaggtctctgctggctCTCTCTTGTCCTCCAGGGGGGCGTTCTTGCCTAAATTCCTCCTGTTGTTTCTGGAGGGTGTCAGCCCTCAgtctttcagcctgcagctggttcTTTAGGTCCTCCAGCTGCACATTGGTGCTGGTCTTCCTCCTCAAGTCTTCCAGCTCCTGCTCCTTTCTCCTCAACCTCTGGGCCATCTCATCCCTCTCCTGTTCTGCCTCGTCCAGGCTTGTCTGCAGGTTGCGAGACAACACCATCTTATTGTGCAGCTTGAAGTCCTGAGATGCAATAATGGAATCCAGGGAccgtttctcctcctccagattctgaacctgcttcaggtctctgctggctTTCTGTTGAACCTCCAGCCTTAATTCATCCAGTTCATTCAGGAGGGTATCAGCCCTCagcctttcagcctgcagctggttcTCTTTACTCTCAACAAATTCTTGGAGCTCTTTAATCATGTTCTCCTGTAATGCTCTGCTTGATGCTAGCTTGCAGTCCAGATCCAGGTTCTCTCTCTGCACGTCTGTGTTGGTCTTCCTACTTAAGTGCTCCTGATCCTTCCTCATCACCCTGACCATCTCATCTCGCTCCTGCTTGGCCTCCTCCAGGCTTGTCTGGAGGTAGCGAGtcatcactttattcttttGCTGATGCTGTTCCCTAGCAATTagctcctccagctctttaatcttcatattttttaattgcagGGCCTTTGCCTCTACAGAAAGTCCCTTCACCTCCAGATTCTGAACCtgcttcaggtctctgctggctCTCTCTTGTCCTCCAGGGGGGCGTTCTTGCATAAATTGCTCCTGTTCCTTCTGGAGGGTGTCAGACCTCATCCTTTCAGTCTGCAGCTGGTTGTTTAAATCCTCCAGCTGCACGTCAGTGTTGTTCTCCCTCCTCATGTCTTCCTGCTCCTTTCTCCTCAACCTCTCTGCCATCTCATCCCTCTCCTGTTTGGCCTCGTCCAGGCTGGTCTGGAGGTAGCGAGACGACACCATcttattttttagtttgatATCCTGAGATGCAATAATGCAATCCAGGGTAACTTTCTCCTTCTCCAGATCCCAAACCTGCTTCAGGTCTCTTCTGGATTTTTCTTTTACCTCCTTCCTAAATTCCTCCTGTTCCTTCTGCAGGGTGTCAGACCTCAgtctttcagcctgcagctggttcTTTAAATCCTCCAGCTGCACGTCGGTGTCGTTCTCCCTCCTCATGTCTTCCTGCTCCTTTCTCCTCAACCTCTCTGCCATCTCATCCCTCTCCTGTTTGGCCTCGTCCAGGCTTGTCTGGAGGTTGTGAGACGCCACCATCTTCTTTTGCAGCTTGATGTCAGCCTTCAGCCTTTCATCCATCAGCTGCTTGTCCTTACTCTCAACAAGATGTTGTAGCTCTGTAATCTTGTTGAGCATCACCTCAGCCTCCGTCTCCTTCTCCATGGTATCAGCCCTGCTCAGGGACTCTGAGTTCCTCTTGTTGTCCATGTGGAATCCTTGGGTTAGTTAGTGTCTTGAATGTAGACCAGTTTAAAGTCACGAGCCTTGCTGACCGCTTGTCTCAGGTTGGATCTGTGAACTGCTGAGGGTTTGAGGCTTGGTTTACTAAGTCTGAAACCCTTTACCACTATGACATCATAAGGAGACCTGCCTTTGATGTTGCTCCAAAATCAGTTTTCTTGTGACATCACACATTGTTCGTTGCTAAGCGCCActtgagtgtctgtgtgtgtgtgtgtgtgtgtgtgtgtgtgtgtgtgtgtgtgtgtgtgtgtgtgtgtgtgtgtgtgtgtgtgtgtgtgtgtgtgtgtgtgtgtgtgtgtgtgtgtgtgtgtgtgtgtgtgtgtgtgaggcctgCAGggcttcattcattcatcagcaGCTCTCAGTCGTCGTGTTTATACATAAACTTGAACTCATTAAAAATCTCCCTGAATGACTCCAACACTAACTCTGTAATCTGATGACGTCATGAAGGAGTGATGTAAATATGAATCCAGATCCAGTCTTTGCTCCTCACTCAGTCACACTCTCAGTAACCAGGATGTGTTGGTTCTGTATTGATTCCTCTGTTAGCTCAGGTTTTATCTTTCACTAAAGGAGGCGATGACACGTCAGCTCTGAGAATCATTCACAGGTTTTAAGAAGTGGTCAATGATCCCTTGTTTCAAATCCTGGATGTTGAATGTTGTCCAGTTTGAGTTAAAGAGCTAAGCTTCTTATTTTCCACATAAACGAGCACGCAGGAAAATCCAGAGGGTCACTTCAGAACACTGAACCTGTTTGTGGGTGAAACCCTGCAGAGTCCTCCGAGACGCTTTAACCAAACTACATGCGTTtggactggtggacccagggtccaaatttagttcaggggtagataatctcccccctaaaaagcccctgcggGGGGGGTAgttcttttcaaaggtcccgggactttcagggggcggggcctgcagtgctgaacgtgtctgattggtagattaacctcagtgtttttattcctccctccgtccacaataacatcacacacatctgtgattctcttgatttctctttctttcattagtttttatttgttctatcttgtttgtatgtgtgtgtacttttcaaaagaagaagctgtgattctcttgatttagcagcttgtaacagtagtcttctctcagcccaccgtgaatgcgtctctcctcccggtgttccggttttaaaagtgaccctgtaaactggagaccttcagctgaacgtgtcagtgtttgtggagtttacacagctgttgaaacacagagggagttcctgggaatgcaaactagtttagtttttattaagatttcaaaatatcctcatcagatatttaatgatggtctaaagacatttatgagggatgcatccggctgagagtctccagttaacagggtcgccgtttaaaccagaacaccggccgatctctgcgatcacggctttttgagttcaaaaggattttaaagccgtgttgaaacgtctttgctactcgcgcttatctcctctcctgctttttacatgtttttctgcttttcagagcacaatttcaaatttgaggaaaatggattttttcgacaggctccaaGTCAActttttgtcaacttttttttcaaatatttttttttcgaaatatttttctttcatatttttttggcagattttttttttttcaaatttctttttcaaatttttttttttcaaaacattttttttttcaaatttttccaaaaaccattcacagtcattgttttttggtctggtggtgtagtgcatttacttttattcctccatacgtctctggcctgatttacacaatctacccgggacttcagcccgcggtccaaacgcagacaacaatgggggaccaggaaccttttagttcagggggaagtagttctgggggctgaaagaccccagaactcttggtccaaatgcacatTTTGTGCGTAACGTCTCGTCCTGTTTGTTGGCTGTTGTTAAAAGGAGGCtgtctcactgcaaacaaaatctacctaTGGGTACAAATCAATTATTTGAACTTTACCTCTTCCTCAAGAAAGATTTCCCCCTGAATGTTTTGCTAATTTTGAGCATAAAGTTGGATAAATTTACAAGattcactgctctctctctctctctctctctctctctctctctctctctctctctctctctcctctccctctctctctctctccctctctctctgtcctctctctccctctccctctctctctctcctctctctctctctctcgtctctctctctccctctctctcctcctcttccctcattcctctctctcccttctctctctctgcttctctctctcctctctctNNNNNNNNNNNNNNNNNNNNNNNNNNNNNNNNNNNNNNNNNNNNNNNNNNNNNNNNNNNNNNNNNNNNNNNNNNNNNNNNNNNNNNNNNNNNNNNNNNNNNNNNNNNNNNNNNNNNNNNNNNNNNNNNNNNNNNNNNNNNNNNNNNNNNNNNNNNNNNNNNNNNNNNNNNNNNNNNNNNNNNNNNNNNNNNNNNNNNNNNGGTGTATTATCCCTGCTgagagtgtttttattctactttGTAGTCCAGCTATTAAAGTTAAAAGTGGAAAACTGCACATGTCGTGTATGAAACTGACGGTTCCTGGTAGCTGATTGTGTTTTGAGcgtcatgaaaaataataaatgtaattataaagcactgaatggtttaggctgatctgctactactttatgaaccacctcgacctctgaggtcatcaggtactggtctgctttcagttcctagagtcagaaggaaacatggtgaagcagcgtttagtcat
Above is a genomic segment from Notolabrus celidotus isolate fNotCel1 chromosome 21, fNotCel1.pri, whole genome shotgun sequence containing:
- the LOC117805288 gene encoding trichohyalin-like: MDNKRNSESLSRADTMEKETEAEVMLNKITELQHLVESKDKQLMDERLKADIKLQKKMVASHNLQTSLDEAKQERDEMAERLRRKEQEDMRRENDTDVQLEDLKNQLQAERLRSDTLQKEQEEFRKEVKEKSRRDLKQVWDLEKEKVTLDCIIASQDIKLKNKMVSSRYLQTSLDEAKQERDEMAERLRRKEQEDMRRENNTDVQLEDLNNQLQTERMRSDTLQKEQEQFMQERPPGGQERASRDLKQVQNLEVKGLSVEAKALQLKNMKIKELEELIAREQHQQKNKVMTRYLQTSLEEAKQERDEMVRVMRKDQEHLSRKTNTDVQRENLDLDCKLASSRALQENMIKELQEFVESKENQLQAERLRADTLLNELDELRLEVQQKASRDLKQVQNLEEEKRSLDSIIASQDFKLHNKMVLSRNLQTSLDEAEQERDEMAQRLRRKEQELEDLRRKTSTNVQLEDLKNQLQAERLRADTLQKQQEEFRQERPPGGQERASRDLKQVQNLEVKVLSQEQVAKALHIKEIKIKELEELTAKEQHQQKNKVLTRYLQTSLEEAKQEQDEMAQRLNRKDQEHLRRETNTDVQLEDLKNQLQAERLRSDTLQKEQEDFRLEVQEKASRDLKQVQDLEEEKRSLEQEVKALQIKHDYRIQELQQLGASQDTQLQDQVKVNQAIQEEMKDLQGEVAIIALQDNKIKELHDLVESLRNQLQAVRLRTDTVRKEQEELRREVQRRASRDQKLVQNLEEEKVSLEQALQKEVSRRVSEERNNPNRIQELQDLAASSKNQLQTERLEVQDRLIEMENVSLWRRFKKAMTPDSRRQYKHLRMQWQDQEENPSSSVPPSPPNMPRP